In Candidatus Aegiribacteria sp., a single genomic region encodes these proteins:
- a CDS encoding Ig-like domain-containing protein, giving the protein MKMITACIIALFLLGCAEDNPFKANPEVQWEGGNDHPHIDLAGTESGGFGNYQFNDLDPETDGIQDAVMLSFDKVIDPLTVTAASFEMVETSPGTGSVQFESVNYYPESGTAMLAGTFSDDTAYLLTVAAGTILDITGNELDPNHNALYDGSPWDNRLITFFTGTAETRDITPPGIENHYPMVGNIDNLMDQPRIFFFNGPMDVSQLTLSNFSLVKTSDSSAVDLQIIYVSPTGFITQPTDSLSYGTRYTVRLTAQIADSAGNYLDTNGDGYVWPNEPDFVWDFQIIDDSNTHSAPPAIDQATLTPDNNCVRIEFEQSLTGDYVVMDPATFIAANIQVIDNKGSIPINFETSVDPSVANCLLQRKTEGTVNLYVSCRVADQYGNMLDGNNDGLGGNPDEDDWSGTL; this is encoded by the coding sequence ATGAAAATGATAACAGCGTGTATTATTGCTTTGTTCCTTTTGGGTTGCGCTGAGGACAACCCCTTCAAAGCCAATCCTGAAGTACAGTGGGAAGGCGGAAACGATCATCCCCACATAGATCTGGCTGGAACGGAGAGCGGCGGATTCGGCAATTATCAGTTCAACGACCTTGATCCTGAAACCGATGGAATTCAGGACGCGGTGATGCTGAGCTTTGATAAAGTTATTGATCCTTTAACTGTTACGGCTGCCTCATTCGAAATGGTTGAGACGAGTCCGGGTACAGGTTCCGTTCAGTTCGAAAGCGTCAACTATTATCCGGAAAGCGGAACAGCTATGCTTGCTGGAACGTTCTCAGATGATACAGCGTACCTTCTTACGGTTGCCGCCGGGACTATCCTGGATATCACTGGAAACGAGCTGGACCCCAATCACAATGCTCTATACGATGGCTCGCCCTGGGATAACAGACTGATAACGTTCTTCACCGGGACTGCAGAGACACGTGATATTACACCTCCCGGCATTGAGAATCATTATCCCATGGTAGGAAATATAGACAATCTCATGGACCAGCCGAGGATCTTCTTCTTTAATGGACCTATGGATGTATCTCAGCTTACGTTGAGCAATTTTTCCTTAGTGAAAACCTCCGATTCCTCCGCGGTAGATCTGCAGATAATTTACGTATCGCCGACTGGGTTTATTACTCAACCAACGGACAGCCTGTCCTATGGAACCAGATATACCGTAAGGCTCACTGCCCAGATAGCTGATTCCGCTGGAAACTACCTTGATACGAACGGTGACGGATACGTCTGGCCAAATGAGCCGGATTTCGTATGGGATTTCCAGATCATTGATGATTCAAATACTCATAGTGCACCACCGGCAATAGATCAGGCAACTCTGACGCCCGATAATAATTGCGTGCGTATCGAGTTTGAACAAAGTCTGACCGGAGATTACGTGGTAATGGATCCTGCGACGTTCATAGCGGCCAACATTCAGGTAATCGATAACAAAGGTTCGATTCCCATAAACTTCGAAACAAGCGTAGATCCATCGGTAGCTAACTGTCTGCTTCAGCGTAAAACAGAAGGAACTGTTAATCTGTACGTATCATGCAGAGTTGCTGACCAGTATGGAAACATGCTTGATGGTAATAATGATGGACTTGGCGGTAATCCCGATGAGGATGACTGGTCAGGAACCCTATAG
- a CDS encoding DUF3795 domain-containing protein — protein sequence MSLIAYCGLDCSRCPAHMATLSGYEYSKGKIAQEWSKIYEKDIDPENIKCMGCKLKEGIHFSHCYKCSIRLCAEERNIDTCADCEEFACVDLKDFFELVPDARQNLEKLEQQVPRQKTPSE from the coding sequence ATGTCTCTGATAGCCTATTGCGGATTGGATTGTTCGAGGTGTCCAGCGCATATGGCAACTCTTAGCGGCTATGAGTATTCCAAAGGAAAAATCGCGCAGGAATGGTCGAAAATATACGAAAAGGATATCGATCCTGAAAATATTAAATGCATGGGCTGCAAATTAAAGGAAGGTATCCACTTTTCACACTGTTACAAGTGTTCCATTCGTCTCTGTGCGGAGGAGCGGAATATCGATACATGTGCTGACTGCGAGGAATTTGCCTGTGTTGATCTGAAAGATTTCTTCGAACTGGTTCCCGACGCCAGGCAAAACCTTGAGAAGCTGGAACAGCAGGTGCCGCGTCAGAAGACACCTTCGGAATGA
- the dtd gene encoding D-tyrosyl-tRNA(Tyr) deacylase — MKVLLQRVSRASVLSEGRIVGEIGPGLLALTGFGKSDTEEDLEWMSKKITGIRIFPDSNNSMNLSVNDINGDILIVSQFTLHADSKKGKRPSFMNAALPERAELLYNLFIEIVSHSGLMVKSGVFGAMMEVSLVNNGPVTIMIDSPSERI; from the coding sequence ATGAAAGTCCTTCTTCAGCGTGTCTCCAGAGCATCCGTATTGTCAGAAGGCAGGATTGTGGGTGAAATAGGACCTGGACTGCTTGCTCTTACAGGTTTCGGAAAATCGGATACTGAAGAAGATCTTGAATGGATGTCGAAGAAGATAACCGGTATTAGAATATTTCCTGATTCGAACAACAGTATGAATCTATCTGTAAATGATATCAACGGTGATATACTAATCGTAAGCCAGTTTACACTGCATGCAGATTCAAAAAAGGGGAAACGACCCAGCTTCATGAATGCCGCTCTGCCTGAGAGGGCTGAGCTTCTCTACAACCTCTTTATCGAGATCGTATCCCACTCGGGGCTTATGGTTAAGTCGGGAGTATTCGGAGCAATGATGGAAGTCAGCCTGGTAAATAACGGACCTGTAACCATCATGATAGACTCCCCTTCCGAAAGGATTTAA
- a CDS encoding tetratricopeptide repeat protein, whose translation MSDTFTGETYNTLCNDAEGYLANESPEQARELLQKAISLIGTRPRGRSLLADTCMSMELWVEARSQLEILITLDEGNADNNFRLAQVLEELGEYQLALDNFSVVLDNDSDHHGAKVAIKRIETRTKDSGVNLADIFSSPNSVQPEGTEVAADGKGNINEGMQIFPDAPSDNIFADSEDNEETSVDKLLKNIGISDNSTEEEENDVSELLENIGVSTSQALQSAFADGDGSERKDTPELQEEQEDSDEKKEEVKKAVRSLDEIFGESAGDEEETAVEPEPEAEEPEVEEAEETVAEEEPEPEAEEPSREEEPEPETEEEDESSQFAPGKKDTDESSGIDFKSSKTLEAIFNAPEPEAEEPEVEEAEETVAEEEPEPEAEEPEKEETREESVGVPTAIMKQEADFRIDPWSAESGLITIHMTSGTVNVRKSMLSIYEKPLRIESQEDGTVELSGEGTFLLNCGPEEPLIIEVKENMVIRKEAVILHTGTINAELLDITHNDSIYVIKEKTLEKAIFIADHPVRIILLGGNNRIFYVRTSSIMAADPEILLSHDGTPEGYTEVTGLGKVYLIE comes from the coding sequence ATGTCCGATACATTTACAGGTGAAACCTACAATACCTTGTGTAACGATGCCGAAGGATATTTAGCAAACGAGTCTCCAGAGCAGGCCAGAGAATTACTTCAGAAGGCGATATCTCTCATTGGAACCAGACCTAGAGGTAGAAGCCTGCTTGCGGACACATGCATGAGTATGGAACTATGGGTTGAGGCAAGATCTCAGCTCGAAATACTTATTACACTTGATGAGGGAAACGCTGACAACAATTTCAGACTTGCTCAGGTTCTTGAAGAACTGGGAGAATACCAGCTGGCCCTGGACAATTTCAGTGTAGTTCTTGATAATGATTCTGATCATCACGGCGCGAAGGTAGCTATTAAAAGAATTGAAACCAGAACGAAGGACTCCGGAGTCAACCTGGCGGATATTTTCAGTTCTCCCAATAGTGTACAGCCTGAGGGAACCGAAGTCGCTGCCGATGGAAAAGGAAATATCAACGAGGGCATGCAGATATTTCCTGACGCTCCATCGGACAATATTTTTGCGGATTCTGAAGACAATGAAGAAACCAGTGTAGATAAACTCCTGAAAAATATCGGAATTTCCGATAATTCAACGGAGGAAGAAGAAAACGACGTTTCAGAACTTCTTGAGAATATTGGTGTCTCCACTTCTCAGGCCCTGCAGTCTGCCTTTGCTGATGGGGACGGATCCGAAAGGAAAGATACTCCTGAACTTCAGGAAGAGCAGGAAGATTCCGATGAAAAGAAAGAAGAAGTGAAGAAAGCTGTACGAAGCCTTGATGAAATATTTGGAGAATCGGCTGGCGACGAAGAGGAAACAGCGGTCGAACCTGAGCCTGAAGCCGAAGAACCTGAGGTAGAGGAAGCTGAAGAGACTGTGGCTGAGGAAGAACCTGAGCCTGAAGCCGAAGAGCCTTCCAGGGAAGAAGAACCTGAACCAGAAACTGAGGAAGAAGACGAATCCTCACAATTTGCTCCGGGTAAGAAAGATACTGACGAATCTTCGGGAATTGACTTCAAATCCAGCAAGACGCTTGAGGCGATTTTCAACGCCCCTGAGCCTGAAGCCGAGGAACCTGAGGTAGAGGAAGCTGAAGAGACCGTGGCTGAGGAAGAACCTGAGCCTGAAGCCGAGGAACCTGAGAAAGAGGAAACCCGTGAGGAAAGCGTTGGAGTGCCGACAGCCATCATGAAACAGGAGGCGGATTTCCGTATTGATCCATGGTCCGCTGAATCAGGGCTTATTACCATTCATATGACTTCTGGAACTGTGAATGTAAGGAAATCCATGCTTTCCATCTACGAGAAACCATTGAGAATAGAATCACAGGAAGATGGAACCGTTGAACTTTCGGGAGAGGGAACCTTCCTGTTGAACTGTGGTCCTGAAGAACCCCTTATAATTGAAGTGAAAGAGAACATGGTTATCCGAAAAGAAGCAGTTATTCTCCACACCGGGACTATCAATGCTGAGCTGCTGGATATTACCCATAATGATTCTATTTACGTAATCAAAGAAAAAACCCTTGAAAAGGCTATATTCATTGCCGATCATCCAGTTCGAATCATTCTCCTGGGGGGCAATAACCGTATCTTTTACGTCAGAACGTCATCCATTATGGCAGCCGATCCTGAAATACTGCTTTCCCATGATGGAACTCCCGAGGGTTATACTGAAGTAACCGGCCTTGGAAAGGTTTACCTCATCGAGTGA
- a CDS encoding Maf family protein yields MWWYPAETPLVLASKSPRRRIILEMTGIPFIQIPGTVNETRMEGSPDAVVRYWARKKAENIIGSNSGEPVLGADTLVALGGELLGKPHDEEQAADMLGRLSGAWHSVFGGICVLWPEKGIDMRFTEETKVKFRNLSPDEIKAYVSTGEPLDKAGAYGIQGYGSLLVERIEGCYFNVMGLPVSRFIHEFRDRVLSGE; encoded by the coding sequence ATGTGGTGGTATCCCGCTGAAACTCCCCTCGTGCTTGCCAGCAAATCCCCAAGGAGGAGGATCATCCTTGAGATGACAGGCATACCTTTTATTCAGATTCCGGGAACCGTAAACGAAACGCGGATGGAAGGATCACCGGATGCTGTTGTCCGGTACTGGGCAAGAAAAAAAGCGGAAAATATAATCGGTTCGAACAGCGGCGAACCCGTTCTGGGAGCGGATACTTTGGTTGCTCTGGGAGGTGAACTCCTTGGAAAACCACATGATGAAGAACAGGCCGCGGATATGCTTGGAAGGCTTTCGGGAGCATGGCATTCGGTGTTTGGCGGAATTTGTGTCCTCTGGCCGGAAAAAGGTATTGATATGCGGTTTACTGAGGAAACGAAGGTTAAGTTCAGAAACCTCAGTCCCGATGAAATAAAAGCATACGTTTCTACCGGAGAACCGCTTGATAAAGCGGGAGCTTACGGAATACAGGGATATGGGAGTTTACTTGTAGAGCGAATTGAAGGATGCTACTTCAATGTAATGGGTTTGCCTGTTTCCAGGTTTATACACGAATTCAGGGACAGAGTTCTGAGTGGGGAATGA